In one uncultured Devosia sp. genomic region, the following are encoded:
- a CDS encoding MDR family MFS transporter — translation MIIEKTDDLDEVRDPAGADGKAGLLIWLMIASAFVVILNETIMGVAIPHLMSDLDITASTAQWLTTAFLLTMAIVIPVTGFLLDRFQTRSLFVAAMSLFSLGTLLAATAPGFNLLVVGRIVQASGTAVMLPLLMTTVMRLIAPEKRGRMMGRMSIVISVAPAIGPTLSGLVLSVLDWRWLFWLVLPIALLSLSAGARWIVNGAKTTAKPLDVLSALLSALGFGGLVYGLSLLGEGAHGYAPVSGWMAAGIGTLALLVFVVRQIALQRNDRALLDLRTFLSPAFTVSLVVIAISMMALFGSLILLPLYTQNALGLDVLQTGLLLLPGGLVMGLMAPLVGRAFDRVGPRPLVIPGSVIVSAMMWAMTLLDQHTPVILLLAGHVVLSIGLSLMFTPLFTSGLSALPPQLYSHGSATISTIQQVAGAAGTALFIGLMSMKMGELSAAGAALPEATAGGVHLAFLCGGAISLVAVLASLFVRRPAEGVKVMGLHH, via the coding sequence ATGATCATCGAAAAGACAGACGACCTTGATGAGGTGCGCGACCCTGCAGGAGCAGATGGCAAAGCGGGGCTGTTAATCTGGCTAATGATTGCTTCGGCCTTCGTCGTGATTTTGAACGAGACCATTATGGGGGTAGCCATCCCTCATCTAATGAGTGATCTGGACATCACCGCATCAACTGCCCAATGGCTGACCACCGCCTTTCTCTTGACGATGGCAATCGTCATTCCTGTAACAGGCTTTCTTCTGGATCGATTTCAGACGAGGTCTCTGTTCGTCGCCGCCATGTCTCTATTCAGCCTCGGAACGCTGCTGGCCGCGACGGCTCCAGGGTTCAACCTGCTCGTCGTTGGCCGCATCGTACAAGCGTCTGGCACCGCTGTGATGCTTCCTCTGCTGATGACCACTGTGATGCGCCTCATCGCTCCAGAGAAGCGCGGCCGCATGATGGGCAGGATGTCGATCGTCATTTCAGTTGCGCCAGCAATAGGGCCCACTTTGTCTGGACTGGTTCTGAGCGTCCTTGACTGGCGATGGCTGTTTTGGCTCGTCCTACCGATTGCACTCCTTTCGCTCTCTGCAGGTGCCCGATGGATCGTAAACGGAGCAAAAACAACAGCTAAACCACTGGACGTGCTTTCGGCCCTGCTGTCTGCGCTGGGGTTCGGCGGCCTAGTCTACGGATTGAGCCTACTCGGGGAAGGAGCACACGGATATGCCCCGGTTTCAGGTTGGATGGCAGCGGGGATTGGAACACTCGCTCTCTTGGTGTTTGTGGTCAGGCAAATAGCGTTGCAGCGGAACGACCGGGCGCTGCTGGACCTGCGGACGTTTCTGTCACCAGCGTTTACCGTGTCATTGGTGGTCATCGCGATCAGCATGATGGCACTCTTCGGCTCCCTCATACTGCTGCCACTCTATACACAGAACGCGCTCGGACTAGACGTACTGCAGACCGGCCTCCTGCTGCTTCCCGGGGGCCTTGTGATGGGCCTCATGGCTCCGTTGGTCGGCCGTGCGTTCGATCGCGTCGGCCCCCGGCCTCTGGTAATCCCTGGTTCTGTTATCGTCAGCGCAATGATGTGGGCCATGACGTTGCTGGATCAGCACACGCCGGTGATCCTGCTGCTTGCAGGACATGTGGTACTCAGCATCGGCCTTTCGTTGATGTTTACTCCGCTGTTCACCTCGGGACTTTCCGCTTTGCCGCCGCAGCTTTACTCCCACGGCAGCGCAACAATCAGCACCATCCAACAAGTAGCTGGCGCTGCAGGAACGGCACTCTTCATTGGTCTAATGTCGATGAAGATGGGCGAGCTGTCGGCCGCTGGAGCCGCGCTACCCGAAGCTACCGCGGGCGGCGTTCACCTGGCCTTCCTATGTGGCGGAGCAATATCGCTCGTTGCAGTGCTAGCATCTCTATTCGTACGTCGCCCTGCAGAAGGCGTTAAAGTGATGGGACTGCATCACTAG
- a CDS encoding membrane-bound PQQ-dependent dehydrogenase, glucose/quinate/shikimate family: protein MSNSNRSIASKVGLILLWLFGGFTGILGVALTAGGALLLSKGGDPYYLVSGLGLLAAAVLLVMRHHAVNWLYGAILAYTTAWSIAEVGFDAWSLLPRLTMFYVMGLWLAAPWTQGMLKTSGARAPSQSAAIVLGVATIAISAGAAYHFLIANVPEDPIYQAGTATFPQSKVAYAGTTGEDWPYFGGDQGGGRYSPLGQITPENVGQLEVAWTAKIGEVPFANATPIKIGETVFMCNNSNQIFANNAQTGEALWWFDASEDDFGGTCRGVAYYEDPTRTSGECATRIITGTATAKLVALDAQTGALCADFGDGGRVDLTKGLGDHEQNIIPGYYRVTSAPVIVDGRIVVGGWVTDNQYWGETSGVIRAYDVVTGDFVWAWDLGNPDVHTEPSEGDTYTVATPNSWAPMSADDELGLVYFPTGNATPDYFGANRRSFDDEFSTSVVAVNADTGELAWSFQTIHHDLWDYDVPAQPTLVDLPGENGSTRPALVQATKQGEIYVLDRLTGEPIFDVTEMPVPQTGAVPEERVSPTQPFSNALPSFRGARLREADMWGITPLDQMLCRIQFREARYDGVFTPPGLGPYIMFPAFFGAINWGSVSIDPEHSVMVVNSLRLAAKSELLTREEADALGAAPTGAYGVNVEGTSVLPQANTPYAANPRPWLSDLGVPCIAPPYGRISAVDLKTGGLLWTERLGTSLNSGPAGIDFPLSIPMGVPTHGGSMITQSGLIFIGSTPDNLFRAIDLRTGKVLWELEMEGGPSSTPITYEVGGRQYVVVMAGGQPAVGSRPGNQLVAFALPSTTVETQD from the coding sequence ATGTCAAATAGCAATCGCAGCATAGCCAGCAAGGTCGGCTTAATCCTCCTTTGGCTGTTCGGAGGTTTTACCGGTATTTTGGGAGTTGCCTTGACCGCTGGAGGCGCATTGCTCCTCTCAAAGGGAGGGGACCCTTACTACCTGGTATCGGGACTCGGGTTGCTCGCTGCCGCAGTACTTCTGGTCATGCGTCACCACGCCGTCAACTGGCTCTACGGAGCTATACTCGCCTACACCACCGCGTGGTCAATTGCAGAGGTGGGCTTTGACGCTTGGTCGTTGCTGCCACGTTTGACCATGTTTTACGTCATGGGGCTTTGGCTCGCCGCGCCGTGGACGCAAGGCATGTTGAAAACTTCAGGAGCAAGAGCGCCATCTCAATCGGCAGCCATTGTCTTAGGGGTTGCGACGATTGCCATCAGCGCGGGCGCTGCATATCATTTCCTCATAGCCAATGTTCCCGAAGATCCTATCTACCAGGCGGGAACAGCGACATTTCCACAATCGAAAGTCGCATATGCAGGCACGACCGGTGAGGATTGGCCGTACTTCGGTGGAGATCAGGGCGGTGGACGTTATTCGCCTCTAGGCCAAATCACCCCGGAAAATGTCGGGCAGTTGGAAGTCGCCTGGACAGCAAAAATCGGGGAAGTTCCTTTCGCCAACGCTACGCCGATCAAGATCGGCGAAACCGTCTTCATGTGCAACAACAGCAATCAGATCTTTGCGAACAATGCGCAGACCGGAGAAGCGCTGTGGTGGTTCGACGCCTCTGAAGACGATTTCGGCGGCACTTGCCGCGGGGTAGCTTACTACGAGGATCCGACCCGTACGAGCGGCGAATGCGCAACGCGCATTATAACCGGCACAGCAACTGCAAAGCTCGTGGCACTCGATGCGCAGACCGGTGCGCTGTGCGCCGACTTCGGTGACGGCGGGCGCGTCGACCTAACCAAGGGCCTTGGTGACCACGAACAGAATATCATACCAGGCTACTATCGCGTCACGTCCGCCCCCGTAATCGTGGATGGCCGCATCGTTGTGGGCGGATGGGTCACAGACAATCAGTACTGGGGTGAAACCTCCGGCGTCATCCGCGCTTATGATGTTGTTACGGGCGATTTCGTTTGGGCTTGGGATCTCGGCAATCCTGATGTCCATACGGAACCATCGGAAGGCGACACCTACACGGTGGCGACGCCAAACAGTTGGGCACCGATGTCTGCCGACGACGAACTGGGCCTAGTCTACTTCCCCACTGGGAACGCCACCCCCGACTACTTCGGTGCCAACCGCAGGTCTTTCGACGACGAATTCTCCACCTCCGTGGTTGCCGTCAACGCTGACACAGGCGAGCTTGCATGGTCGTTCCAAACCATTCACCATGACCTCTGGGATTATGATGTTCCAGCGCAGCCAACACTGGTCGATCTACCAGGAGAGAATGGATCGACCCGTCCCGCTTTAGTGCAAGCCACAAAGCAGGGCGAGATATATGTTCTGGATCGACTCACGGGCGAGCCGATATTCGATGTGACAGAAATGCCGGTTCCACAAACCGGTGCTGTGCCGGAAGAACGAGTGTCTCCAACACAGCCCTTCTCCAACGCACTCCCTTCATTCCGTGGTGCCCGCCTGCGGGAGGCTGACATGTGGGGCATCACTCCGTTGGACCAGATGCTCTGCCGCATTCAGTTCCGTGAGGCCCGATACGACGGCGTCTTCACGCCCCCGGGTCTTGGGCCCTACATCATGTTCCCAGCGTTCTTCGGTGCGATCAACTGGGGCAGCGTGTCGATCGATCCCGAGCATTCCGTGATGGTGGTGAACAGCCTACGTCTCGCTGCAAAGAGCGAGCTGCTGACTCGAGAAGAAGCCGATGCTCTGGGCGCGGCTCCCACAGGCGCCTATGGGGTGAACGTGGAGGGTACATCGGTGCTTCCTCAGGCGAATACTCCATACGCTGCAAACCCACGGCCGTGGTTGTCCGATCTCGGCGTGCCGTGCATCGCTCCTCCTTATGGGCGCATCAGCGCGGTCGACCTCAAGACAGGCGGGCTGCTGTGGACAGAGCGACTGGGCACCTCACTCAACAGTGGTCCGGCTGGTATCGATTTTCCGCTTTCAATACCAATGGGCGTGCCGACGCACGGCGGCTCTATGATCACTCAGAGCGGGTTGATCTTTATTGGCTCAACACCAGACAATCTGTTCCGCGCCATCGACTTGCGCACCGGCAAGGTGCTGTGGGAGCTGGAGATGGAAGGCGGTCCTTCATCCACTCCAATCACCTACGAGGTGGGTGGGCGCCAATACGTCGTGGTCATGGCGGGTGGGCAGCCAGCAGTAGGGTCGCGACCGGGAAATCAACTGGTGGCGTTTGCCCTTCCCTCCACAACCGTTGAAACGCAGGACTGA
- a CDS encoding DUF3422 domain-containing protein, with product MATPLPIDHPYRQAILAEVHARPIDIVPEACRVRRLVFVMPSVPGAMMHVFQAFEAFCIAAGHPAPMHSSRQYSFETESNHVTWEFHTEFVTLTWRSTLDDWENWPEAIGLDVLAEGQLIGAMRIDVTTDTTVPDKLVPGFNLPSLCLADIENGNGQVATDFVPDAEHFTRFELAAGRLTVLRRSIVVRRLLEVETYRTMALLGLPLAREVAGDLRGMEFQLTSLVESMSAATSPAAVQQSLSGLHALSVRSGQLSERLGYRFAAGQAYGEILRMRLANLRENSTVRGSTLTHYVGNRVDPGLATCAAMEKRLTVVSDKIERAIGLLDVRIGVDIQMQNAAVLDSIAQTARSQFLLQRTVEGLSTIAISYYLLGIVGYLLAGPLEELHWEKNMTLSVAAPFVVLAAWLMARGIRRAHAPTGMR from the coding sequence ATGGCTACGCCCCTACCTATCGACCACCCCTATCGCCAAGCCATCTTGGCGGAGGTGCATGCACGTCCGATCGATATAGTGCCCGAAGCCTGCCGCGTGCGCCGGCTCGTTTTCGTCATGCCATCGGTGCCTGGTGCAATGATGCACGTTTTCCAGGCTTTCGAAGCCTTCTGTATTGCAGCGGGCCATCCCGCTCCCATGCATTCCAGCCGCCAATACAGCTTCGAGACCGAAAGCAACCACGTGACCTGGGAGTTCCATACTGAATTCGTCACCCTTACTTGGCGCAGCACGCTCGATGATTGGGAGAACTGGCCCGAAGCCATCGGGCTTGACGTGCTTGCCGAGGGCCAGCTCATCGGCGCCATGCGCATTGACGTTACCACAGATACCACCGTGCCCGACAAGCTGGTGCCAGGCTTCAATCTGCCAAGCCTCTGCCTTGCCGACATTGAGAACGGCAATGGCCAGGTCGCCACTGACTTCGTGCCGGATGCCGAACATTTCACCCGTTTCGAACTCGCCGCTGGCCGGCTCACCGTCCTCCGTCGTTCGATCGTGGTGCGGCGCCTGCTAGAAGTGGAAACGTATCGCACTATGGCCCTCCTTGGTCTCCCGCTTGCCCGCGAAGTCGCTGGCGATCTGCGCGGTATGGAGTTCCAATTGACTTCCCTCGTCGAGAGCATGTCAGCCGCGACTTCTCCTGCTGCAGTGCAGCAATCGCTGAGCGGACTTCACGCGCTTTCCGTGCGCTCGGGCCAACTATCCGAGCGCTTGGGGTATCGTTTCGCCGCGGGCCAGGCATATGGCGAAATCCTGCGCATGCGTCTTGCCAATCTGCGCGAGAATTCGACTGTCCGTGGCTCCACCCTAACGCACTATGTTGGCAATCGTGTCGATCCGGGCCTTGCCACCTGCGCCGCCATGGAAAAGCGCCTCACCGTCGTCTCGGACAAGATAGAGCGCGCGATCGGGCTTCTCGACGTCCGGATCGGAGTCGACATACAAATGCAGAATGCAGCGGTGCTCGACAGCATTGCCCAAACAGCACGCAGCCAGTTCCTGCTGCAACGGACGGTAGAAGGGCTCTCGACCATTGCCATCAGCTACTATCTTCTCGGCATCGTGGGCTACCTTCTCGCAGGACCGCTCGAAGAACTGCATTGGGAAAAGAACATGACGCTGTCTGTCGCAGCGCCCTTTGTGGTCCTTGCTGCCTGGCTCATGGCCCGAGGCATTCGCCGTGCCCATGCACCGACGGGGATGCGCTAG
- a CDS encoding DNA-binding protein, with protein MSAEIASLDRVRETVELLRRRGVAPTADRVIGLLGGGSKTTVLAHLKRLREATEGDNDIPQHVIDMARGTVQEIYRAGMAVEAERVRAATERLAQALSDQEEQIEELAAQNTDLADLNARIKTRMDELDAERVELRDRLIHIAAENEKLRSATAATSIDAGGKLKEALDRVEVLLAGVEASKANTPNNPRHRITLPQKSDRVGEG; from the coding sequence ATGAGTGCTGAGATCGCATCGCTGGATCGAGTCCGCGAAACAGTGGAATTGTTGCGCCGACGAGGCGTCGCACCTACGGCAGATAGGGTGATCGGCCTTCTCGGAGGCGGCAGCAAGACGACCGTGCTGGCCCATCTGAAACGCCTGCGCGAGGCCACCGAGGGCGACAACGACATTCCCCAGCATGTGATCGATATGGCACGTGGAACAGTGCAGGAGATCTATCGGGCCGGCATGGCGGTGGAGGCGGAGCGGGTGAGAGCGGCAACTGAACGGTTGGCGCAGGCCTTGAGCGATCAGGAGGAGCAGATCGAAGAACTGGCTGCGCAGAACACCGACCTCGCTGACCTTAATGCACGGATCAAGACGCGAATGGACGAGCTCGACGCCGAAAGAGTCGAGCTAAGAGATCGACTGATCCACATCGCGGCGGAGAACGAGAAATTGCGTAGCGCCACCGCGGCTACCAGCATCGACGCCGGCGGAAAGCTTAAGGAGGCGCTGGACAGGGTAGAAGTGCTGCTAGCGGGTGTCGAAGCATCGAAGGCAAATACGCCCAACAATCCGAGGCATCGCATCACCCTGCCCCAGAAGTCGGATCGGGTCGGCGAAGGTTAG
- a CDS encoding AAA family ATPase, with protein MSALAELKKKADADHRRIDDYQEMGQALGEAMVEASLEAGALERLRGGGPYAAIVLVPTSSHITMVADALSHMLPDEAQVSIVGEAGIATSESLLDGLRDNGVVVAVTAQIREVPLQFRAQADATMKIGAHDADAVTRAMETFLGTAPPPFPLDFVPHPNPHVVCGCVASGLPIDRTMQALIKLGEMSRSKSEPVLPPLDECIEFGEARRWGLQVIEDLKAWRDGRIPASDLDGAALLVSPPGHGKTMFARVMARAMQAPLIELTVGDLFKGDGHLGPVLQELNSVFAKATAAAPAVLFLDELDSFYRRDAADSNRSFTTSVINELLTLLDGSTGRAPGLVVLAATNLPESIDPALLRPGRLSRTIHLPRPDAPGIAHILRTHLRGDLEGADIRRAVDLASGSTAAELMDAVRTARRLARADGVALNVGLLERALTDFEEHDDDLLHRIAVHEAGHALAAFLLPHAPIVRSLSIVPRGKSNGRVDLLEAPGARTRASIQTSIMIHLAGRAAEQIVFGDDPSDGATSDLRTATRLAAALHGQLGMGDSLIHHDSLANLLLTDRDFAARIAGDLEILFKTTTQLIGRHQGILTALSDALLQDRVLSGFDAARIVQGRGKWEVALSHDKTIGTVQYRTLGKRGDHHEC; from the coding sequence ATGAGCGCACTCGCTGAACTGAAGAAGAAGGCCGATGCCGACCATCGCCGCATCGACGACTATCAAGAAATGGGCCAGGCCTTGGGTGAGGCCATGGTCGAAGCCTCGCTCGAGGCAGGCGCGCTCGAGCGCTTGCGTGGCGGAGGGCCCTACGCGGCAATCGTGCTCGTTCCAACGTCGAGCCATATCACGATGGTCGCGGATGCATTGTCGCACATGCTGCCCGACGAGGCACAGGTCTCGATCGTCGGGGAGGCCGGCATCGCCACCAGCGAATCCCTGCTGGACGGACTGCGGGACAATGGCGTCGTGGTCGCAGTCACTGCGCAGATCCGGGAAGTTCCGCTTCAGTTCCGAGCACAGGCTGACGCCACGATGAAGATCGGCGCGCATGATGCCGACGCCGTGACGCGCGCGATGGAGACCTTCCTTGGAACTGCTCCGCCGCCGTTCCCACTGGACTTCGTACCTCATCCCAACCCGCACGTCGTCTGCGGCTGCGTCGCCTCGGGACTGCCCATCGACAGAACGATGCAGGCGTTGATCAAGCTCGGCGAGATGTCGCGGAGCAAGTCCGAGCCGGTCCTGCCTCCGCTCGATGAATGCATCGAGTTCGGCGAAGCGAGGCGTTGGGGTCTGCAGGTGATCGAGGACCTGAAGGCATGGCGCGATGGTCGGATTCCTGCATCGGATCTCGACGGCGCCGCTCTGCTGGTAAGCCCTCCAGGGCATGGCAAGACCATGTTCGCGCGCGTCATGGCGAGAGCGATGCAAGCACCCTTGATCGAACTGACCGTCGGCGATCTGTTCAAGGGCGATGGACATCTGGGACCGGTCCTGCAGGAATTGAACTCGGTCTTTGCCAAGGCGACCGCAGCAGCACCGGCAGTCCTCTTCCTTGATGAGTTGGACTCCTTCTATCGGCGCGATGCCGCTGATAGCAACAGGTCGTTCACGACAAGCGTGATCAACGAATTGCTCACTTTGTTGGATGGATCGACCGGTCGCGCGCCGGGCCTGGTGGTTCTGGCGGCGACCAATTTGCCGGAGTCGATCGACCCGGCATTGCTGAGGCCAGGTCGTCTCTCGCGAACTATCCATCTTCCTCGACCCGATGCTCCAGGGATTGCACACATCCTGCGGACCCATCTCCGTGGGGACCTCGAGGGTGCCGACATTCGTCGTGCGGTCGACCTGGCGAGCGGGTCAACTGCAGCGGAACTGATGGATGCGGTTCGCACCGCGCGCCGACTGGCGCGTGCCGATGGCGTGGCTCTGAACGTCGGGCTCCTCGAGCGCGCTCTTACCGACTTCGAAGAGCATGATGACGACCTGCTGCATCGTATCGCGGTTCACGAGGCGGGACATGCGCTCGCTGCATTCCTTCTGCCGCACGCTCCGATCGTACGATCGTTGTCCATCGTGCCCCGAGGCAAGTCGAACGGCCGGGTCGATCTTCTGGAGGCCCCTGGTGCACGAACCCGTGCCAGCATCCAAACCAGCATCATGATCCATCTTGCCGGTCGGGCCGCCGAGCAGATCGTCTTCGGCGACGACCCGAGCGACGGCGCGACGTCGGACCTCAGGACTGCGACCCGCTTGGCCGCCGCCTTGCATGGGCAATTGGGTATGGGCGACAGTCTCATCCATCACGACAGCTTGGCAAACCTCCTGTTGACGGACCGCGACTTCGCAGCGCGGATCGCCGGCGATCTGGAAATCCTCTTCAAGACGACAACCCAATTGATCGGCAGGCACCAAGGCATTCTGACCGCGCTGTCCGACGCGCTCCTGCAGGATCGCGTTCTCTCTGGGTTCGATGCTGCCCGCATTGTGCAGGGCCGAGGAAAGTGGGAAGTGGCCCTCAGCCATGACAAGACCATCGGTACGGTACAGTACCGTACCTTGGGCAAGCGAGGCGATCATCATGAGTGCTGA
- a CDS encoding AAA family ATPase, which translates to MADEIDIDDEDDAPTTPKTQGKMDPISRAVRMGRALPAMVLKRALGKYWNRFYKEEAVCVIILVKSATWVAPFMGAARSMANWQAFIDGDSTPGAMRRAIGEAMQRLSTGDRVIAVFPSTTPVPSNLRMAADIVVEIDGIEAIDIVRAVRLVTKTSIRAKDIRSTEIDMIAAMGAIRSGSTASACLRRLNAPSRPAETDRLVGAAPPIEALHGYGPAMDWAKRLVSDLHRWRAAELDFSAIQRNAILAGLPGTGKSTFVRSLAKSTGLPLITSSVGKMFSSSAGYLDSIIKQLDMLFEEARRAGPACIVFLDELEAFPDRSRLDSRHSSWWTPVVTHMLTLLDGALSTATDRLIVVGATNHPDRLDSALTRPGRMDRVIWIDLPDEIALAGIYRQHLGTDLQDEDLSGIAVFAVGSTGAEAAGHVKGARVRARNTGRAISLQDLIDEICPPSTLSAEEIWRTCVHESGHALAAHVLGTANVMSVAVTGGDDGTAGRVIYQPTASRLTDPEVNRNAVVQMLAGRAAEEVLLGSISSGAGGGWASDLAKASKQIASAHVSLGLRGSLVHLAEPEDALLVARRSPVLMQSIDAELHELYQKAKELVERHSSALLALAEKLRSQRIVSGAEVTEMLEDLGAEGFRHA; encoded by the coding sequence ATGGCCGATGAGATCGACATCGATGATGAGGACGATGCGCCGACCACTCCCAAGACGCAGGGCAAGATGGACCCCATTTCCAGGGCCGTTCGGATGGGCAGAGCGCTTCCTGCCATGGTGCTGAAACGCGCTCTCGGCAAGTATTGGAACCGCTTCTACAAGGAAGAAGCCGTCTGCGTGATCATCCTGGTCAAGTCTGCGACTTGGGTGGCTCCCTTCATGGGTGCCGCGCGCAGCATGGCCAATTGGCAGGCCTTCATCGACGGCGACTCCACCCCCGGTGCGATGCGTCGTGCGATCGGCGAGGCCATGCAGAGGCTCTCGACGGGGGACCGCGTGATTGCGGTGTTTCCCAGCACGACGCCCGTTCCTTCGAACCTGCGCATGGCGGCCGATATCGTTGTCGAGATCGACGGCATCGAAGCCATCGACATCGTCAGGGCAGTACGCCTGGTCACCAAGACGAGCATCAGGGCCAAGGACATTCGATCGACCGAGATCGACATGATCGCCGCCATGGGCGCAATCAGGTCCGGTAGCACGGCTTCGGCATGCCTGCGTCGTCTGAATGCTCCGTCCAGGCCCGCCGAGACGGATCGGTTAGTCGGCGCCGCGCCGCCCATCGAAGCTCTCCATGGTTATGGTCCCGCAATGGACTGGGCGAAGCGACTCGTCTCCGATCTCCATCGATGGCGGGCCGCAGAACTCGACTTCTCGGCCATCCAGCGCAATGCAATCCTTGCCGGACTGCCTGGGACGGGCAAGTCGACGTTCGTCCGCAGCCTGGCCAAGTCCACGGGCCTGCCGCTGATCACGTCTTCCGTCGGCAAGATGTTCAGCTCGTCCGCCGGCTATCTCGACAGCATCATCAAGCAGCTCGACATGCTGTTCGAAGAAGCCAGGCGAGCCGGGCCCGCTTGCATCGTGTTCCTCGATGAATTGGAGGCGTTCCCCGATCGTAGCCGCCTCGACAGCCGACATTCATCGTGGTGGACGCCTGTCGTGACGCATATGCTGACATTGCTCGACGGCGCACTTTCGACTGCGACGGATCGGCTCATCGTGGTCGGCGCCACCAATCATCCGGACCGCTTGGACTCCGCTCTCACGCGACCAGGCCGCATGGACAGGGTCATCTGGATCGACCTGCCCGACGAGATCGCCCTCGCCGGCATCTACCGTCAGCACCTCGGCACCGACCTCCAGGACGAGGACCTGTCGGGCATCGCTGTATTCGCGGTGGGCTCGACAGGCGCGGAGGCGGCAGGTCATGTGAAGGGAGCGCGAGTACGGGCCCGCAATACCGGTCGTGCCATTTCGCTTCAGGACCTTATCGACGAGATCTGCCCACCATCGACGCTTTCGGCGGAAGAAATCTGGCGGACTTGCGTCCACGAGTCGGGGCACGCCCTTGCGGCGCACGTGCTCGGCACTGCGAATGTCATGAGCGTGGCCGTCACTGGAGGCGACGACGGTACAGCTGGCCGCGTCATCTATCAGCCGACGGCTTCGCGTCTCACCGATCCAGAGGTCAACCGGAATGCCGTCGTGCAGATGCTGGCCGGCAGGGCCGCCGAAGAAGTCCTGCTTGGCTCGATCAGCAGTGGAGCGGGCGGCGGATGGGCCAGCGACCTCGCCAAAGCCAGCAAACAGATCGCTTCCGCTCATGTCAGTTTGGGATTGAGGGGCAGCCTTGTTCACCTGGCGGAACCCGAGGACGCACTGCTCGTCGCACGTCGATCGCCAGTCCTCATGCAATCCATCGACGCCGAACTGCACGAGCTCTACCAGAAAGCGAAGGAACTGGTCGAAAGGCATTCCTCGGCGCTGCTGGCATTGGCGGAGAAGTTGCGCAGCCAACGCATCGTCTCGGGCGCTGAGGTCACAGAAATGCTCGAAGATTTGGGTGCGGAGGGATTTCGACATGCGTGA
- a CDS encoding helix-turn-helix domain-containing protein, whose protein sequence is MLHSKQTTAAATGRHDGAFPPVPQPIDQASEALPCDDDDSDLRNDLVVGADAVAEFLGMTRRQVYGAVERRTLPLFKIGSQICVRRSVLISWIEDRERQAMTGID, encoded by the coding sequence ATGCTTCATTCCAAGCAGACGACCGCGGCCGCGACCGGCCGACACGATGGCGCATTCCCGCCAGTGCCCCAACCTATCGATCAGGCATCGGAGGCGCTGCCCTGCGATGACGACGATTCCGATCTACGCAACGACCTGGTCGTGGGCGCCGATGCCGTGGCTGAATTCCTGGGCATGACACGGAGACAGGTCTACGGCGCCGTCGAGCGCCGCACGCTGCCGCTGTTCAAGATCGGCTCCCAGATCTGCGTTCGCCGATCCGTGCTGATTTCCTGGATCGAAGATCGCGAACGGCAGGCGATGACGGGCATCGACTGA